DNA sequence from the Myxocyprinus asiaticus isolate MX2 ecotype Aquarium Trade chromosome 3, UBuf_Myxa_2, whole genome shotgun sequence genome:
CAGAAAGTGAATGACGGCCCAAATCTGGTACAGATATTGTTTTGCCAGATCTGATCCAAAACAGTGCCATAAATCCACCAAAAGAAAGCCAAATTAGTAAAGCCCATACATGGGCCTTAGATGTATTTCTTGTTTGGCTGAGTTCTGTTAAGGACTGACGGCCCCTATTTGGCTGATAGACTAAATGCCAGTATTTTCCCAGAATTTAACCAGAAGAACACCAAGCCTACTCAATCCTTTAATTTACTGCACAATAAATCAaacaaaccacaaaattaaatcacaatcttttttatttgaagtaagaaataacatgttaaGCATTACAGAAGTGTGTTGATGCTGGTAGTAACACTGGAAGTGGTTAGAATTGTCTAATGCATGATGCGAGCATACttaaaaccattttatttttcatttaagttCAATGTTAAACATAACACATGAAGTGTATTAAAGTTGGTAGTCCTATTAGAAAAATCTCACCCATGAATGATATCTTTTTCACTCACAACCTGTTAGGAAGAAAATAGAATTAGATAGAAATAATAGAATTAGTCGTATATCAGACAATTTTTATAACTTGAAAAACACTACACACATCATCTACACCTAACTCTTTTGGTCCTAAGCTAAAAAAATATTAGATAAATGTTCTTTTCattttttgaatatatatatatatatatatatagtaatattaATAGGATTTTAAAATGCCAAAACTACTTTTACTTAAAGCTACTTAAAATATGTCAGGATACGGCAGTGGTGAAGACTGAAAAGAGCGGGAAAAATGGCCACTGTCCTGTATTTAAGTTGCTGCTGCAGTGACAGTTTCACTCCTCCAAAAATAGGAATTAAAAGAAGATGGTACAACAATGAGACCGACCAATGGCATTGTTgaacaggctgaggtgtggaCTCCCACACCTGCTTACATGTGTTTTTCCAAGTATAAACCAAATGTTAACCACAAGTTAATGTTTTCCATGGCTTGCCATAGCCAAGCCACATATGGCTCTCAGCTATGTTGTCATCTGGACCATATTCCTTAATGCCAGATGTGACCCAAGAGAAAACATGTGTTTAGCCATGCCAGATCTAGGCCATGTGTGACAGCTAACTTCTACATTTGGCACAAAGGTTCTTGCTATCTATGTGCTTCCAACCAGCTGTGATGAATGTATTCCACCAGTGTCCATTAACATGGAGGTTACAGAGATAAGCCAAGTtgcatttggctggtcatgtgatctcaagaTGTCGGCGTTCGAACGATAAAACAGAGCATATCATAACAAGTAGGCCTACATGATTGCCAGGATGGGACTTTAATATTCTAGAGCCTTTAACAATAGTGTAGTCAAATTCAAAAAGCCAATATAACCAGAAGAAATGCCATGCAAGCGAGCGCTATGGActagttttcatttttaatatgttTTCCTACCTTTAGCCTACTTGAACGCAAATTTCAAGCATCTCTCCTTGTGAATGGACATATATCTGATGACATCTTTGTGAATTTGTAGTAAAGTCACCCACCTGTTGTGAACTTGTGTGTTGCCGGCAAAAATTCCAGCCAATCAACATGTAGATTAGCTTCAGGAAAGCGCTGCTGATTGGCTTATTCATTGTGGCAAGCATGCAGACAtgcactcactgaacactttattaggaacagatgtacacctgcttattcatgcaattatctaatcagctaatcgtgtggtagcagtgtaatgtacaggtgcatctcaataaattagaatgtcgtggaaaagttcatttatttcagtaattcaactcaaattgtgaaactcgtgtattaaataaattcaatgcacacagactgaagttgtttaagtctttggttcttttaattgtgatgattttggctcacatttaacaaaaacccaccaattcactatctcaaaaaattagaatatggtgacatgccaatcagctaatcaactcaaaacacctgcaaaggtttcctgagccttcaaaatggtctctcagtttggttccctaggctacacaatcatggggaagactgatgATCTGACAGTtctccagaagacaatcattggcacccttcacaaggagggtaagccacaaacagtcattgccaaagaagctggctgttcacagagtgctgtatccaagcatgttaacagaaagttgagtggaaggaaaaagtgtggaagaaaaagatgcacaaccaaccgagagaaccgcagccttatgaggattgtctcatagttttgggtgaacttcacaaggaatggactgaggctggtgtcaaggcatcaagagccaccacacacagacgtgtcaagggatttggctacagttgtcgtattcctcttgttaagccactcctgaaccactgacaacgtcagaggcgtcttacctgggctaaggagaagaagaactggactgttgcccagtggtccaaagtcctcttttcagatgagagcaagttttgtattttatttggaaaccaaggtcctagagtctggaggaagggtggagaagttcatagcccaagttgcttgaagtccaatgttaagtttccacagtctgtgatgatttggggtgcaatgtcatctgctggtgttggtccattgtgttttttgaaaaccaaagtcactgcacccatttaccaagaaattttggagcacttcatgcttccttctgctgaccagctttttaaagatgctgatttcattttccagcaggatttggcacctgcccacactgccaaaagcaccaaaagttggttaaataaccatggtgttggtgtgcttgactggccagcaaactcaccagacctgaaccccatagagaatctatggggtattgtcaagaggaaaatgagaaacagaagaaaccaaaaaatgcagatgagctgaaggccactgtcaaagaaacctgggcttccataccacctcagcagtgccacaaactgaacacctccatgccacgctgaattgaggcagtaattaaagcaaaaggagcccctaccaagtattgagtacatatacagtaaatgaacatactttccagaaggccaacaattcactaaaaatgttttttttattggtcttatgatgtattctaattttttgagatagtgaattggtgggtttttgttaaatgtgagccaaaatcatcacaattaaaagaaccaaagacttaaacaacttcagtctgtgtgcattgaatttatttaatacacgagtttcacaatttgagttgaattactgaaataaatgaacttttccacaacattctaatttattgagatgcacctgtataaaatcAGCTgatatgtgtcaggagcttcagtttatgttcacatgaaccatcagaatggggggaaaaaaaatgtgatctcagtgaattagaccatggcatgattgttggtgccagacaggctggtctgagtatttctgaaactctgaactcatgggattttcacacacaacagtctctagagtttactcagaattgtgccaaaaaaaaaaaaaaaaaaagcacatctaGTGAGCCACAGTTCTGCGAACGgaaacgccttattgatgagagaggtctacggagaatggccagtctggttcgagctgacagaaaggctatggtaactcagataaccactctgtacaattatagtgagcagaatagcatctcagaatacactacatgtcgaaccttgaggcggatgggctacaagagCAGAAGACCATGacaggcactttattaagaccatagtgttcctaataaagtgctcagtgagagtatATTCATCCTAGAAATAATGGCATTATGGGGCAAAGCAACATTAAAGatgttttattctttcttttgctCATCAGATATGTATCATGATTATTTATTCGATGTACCCAATAGAGTTGCATTCACAGATGTGTTTTGCTGTCTTTGCGCATGTCGTGCTTTGCGATTGTACAGTATAAGATAATACTTTGTCCTTATGTATAAAACACAAATTTTCTCAATGTCATAATTATGAGCAATATGTTTGTGATATATTGTTTGCCAACCCTTTCCACTGTCACATTGTGAAGAGAAATTATGGCATTATGGGGCATTGCAGCATTATAGACATGTTTTAATtctttggcagaggctatttgcactaagtgcaaatactgttagatgctatttgtatcactattaaaataacaacatacagtataggggcatcactgcagcgtgACCCTACacaaacccctacccctaaacctaaccctacaatattaaccatggttttaccacagtagcCATAGCATCACCATATtttatagtaaaatcatagtaaccacaaaattaaacatggttacaatattaacaccatattaccagagtaacaccatggttaattgcattaaaactatggccaagtaaaaaaaaaaaaaaaaaaaataaagcataaagTGACTCTACCTGAGGGTGGCCTGTCCAGCTGGGCTAAGCTGAATGATGACAAATTTGAACAAAAACGAGCTATTAATATTAGcaataaatgtgaaaatgcatccaacaactgactagtcgattagtggggtcgactactaacaataaattttttttaatggtagtGGTTTTAAAGGGAGACACAATTCTCAAATGAATTGAAGTTTCATTAATTCTCAAATTAAAGTACTTCTCAGTCTTGTCACTGGAGTTCTCTGTTATACTTTTGTCACAATGTTTGAGCCACTTTTCAGCGAACCCTGGCTTTTATGATGGAAAATGGAAACAAAACTGTGTACAGTTCACCAAATTCACTGACATGACATAACCTAGAGTGCAGTAACTGTTGGTGAATGGACTGATGATCTGTCTGCATGTGTGCCTATGGTGTTTAACAGATTtcctattaattgtatttattgatAAACacgaacatacagtgcatccggaaagtattcacagcgcttcactttttccacattttatgttgcagccttattccaaaatggattaaattccatattatcctcaaaattctacaaacaataccccataatgacaacgtgaaagtagtttgtttgaaatctttgcaaatttattaaaaaaaaaaaaaaaaaccacacatgtACAtacgtattcacagcctttgctcaatactttgttgaagcacctttggcaccaattacagcatcaagtctttgagtatgatgctacaagcttggcacacctatttttgggcagtttctcccattcttctttgcaggacctctcaagctccatcaggttggatggggagtgtcggtgcacagccattttcagatctctccagagatgttcaatcgggttcaagtctgggctctggctgggccactcaaggacattcacagagttgtcccggagccactcctttgttatcttggctgtgtgcttagagtcgttgtcctgttggaagatgaaccttcgccccagtctgaggtccagagtgctctggagcaggttttcatcaaggatgtctctgtacattgctatattcatctttccctcgatcctgactagtctcccagttcctgccgctgaaaaaccaccaccatgcttcactgtagggatggtattggccaggtgatgagtggtgcctggtttcctccagaaatgacgcttgccattcaggccaaagagaccaaagaattttgtttctcatggtctgaggtccttcaggtgccttttggcaaactccaggtgggctgtcatgtgccttttactgaggagtggcttccgtctggccactctaccatacaggcctgattggtggagtgctgcagagatggttgttcttctggaaggttctcctctctctccacagagaaacgctggagctctgtcagagtgaccatcgggttcttggtcacctccctgactaaggcccttctcccccgatcgctcactttggccgggtggccagctctaggaagagtccaaACTTCTTccgtttacagatgatggaggccactgtgctcattgggaccttcaatgctgcagaagtgtttctgtacccttccccagatctgtgcctcgatacagtcctgtctcggaggtctacagacaattccttggacttcatggcttggtttgtgcgccgacatgcactgttaacagtgggaccttatatagacaggtgtgtgcctttccaaatcatgtccaatcaactgaatttaccacaggtggactccaatcaagttgtagtaacatctcaaggatgatcagtggaaacaggatgcacctgagctcaattttgagtgtcacggcaaaggctgtgaatacttatgtacatgtgatttttttttccttttttatttttaattaatttgcaaagacttcaaacaaacttctttcacattgtcattatggggtattgtttgtagaattttgaggaaaataatgaatttaatccattttggaataaggctgtaacataacaaaatgtggaaaaagtgaagcgctgtgaatactttccggatgcactgtaatataAACCAAAGATAAACTAGTAATGAAATGATATTTTCTACCTTTAATTCAGGACTTCCCCTTCTACAACCGGCATATTGGGTGTCCTTacttctcccattaattttaacacAAGTGCTCCGTCTCTGGCTAAATGGTCTCTGAACACATTCTTTAAATTGATTTATTCATTGTGTTTTGCAGTAAAATAATCTCAAATCATGAAAAAGTCATAAATCTTGTTGAAACAGCAAAAACGTCATatgtaaataagtaaaataaagcAAATGCAAATTGGAaagatcttttaaaaaataagattgacatttaaaaaaataaatgagtaaCTTtgttacatgtgtgtgtgtgtgtgtgtgtgtgtgcgcgcgcgtgtgtgtgtgtgtgtgtgtgtgtgtgtgcgcgtgtgtgtgtgtgtgtgtgtaaacataacAGGTAGTAGTATAGTGGTTCAGTAAAAAAAGTGATTAATACATTCAGTTCAATGCTGTGGTGCTTTTAAGTGCCCACCATTGTTTATCCACAACACTATTGGTCCTATCAGCCCTGCATAAGCACTAAAATGTAAACTCTGCAACTTATTTCAAATCTCACTCCCCTGTGCTTGTTTGGGCTTTCACTGCAGTCTAGAACAGCTAAATGGTAATACAGTGTAGATGGTTACAGTGAGGATCACTGGAAAATAGGACTCAGGATTGTGGGCATGCTCTTGTTGAATTTTTGCTTGTATAACGTGTAGAGAACACCTTTCTTGCTGGTCTTTTTCATGCAGCtgtgcaaaaaaagaaatgttctaAAATGAATCAATCAATGAAGAATGAACTAATGAATTAAATCTGTATGATctataaataaatcaattaacCATACACTCACATCTTCCTTAATATCCATAATGAAAGACAGAGGACAAGGACTAAAACAAAGGCGATAACCAGGAGGCCCACCAGAGTGAGATGATCCCATGCAGGTATGTATGTCTCTTGTGAAGCTTAtgagaaaaaagtatataaaatatttgatttgTGAATTTGTTTATGGAGCAAAAAAGCACAGTTTTTTCTGACATTCTAAAACATTGGATTGGGACTCAAATGTCAGGTAATGGTTCAGTGAGTTCACTGTGCACAGAGGCATTTTGGTTACTATGCcccttatttattaatttaataggCATGATTTGTTTAAGAAGTCATCttaataatcattttttttttgtgtgtgtgtgttactcatAAGTGTtactcaataaaaaaataaaaaataaaaaaaactgattttgatCACAAAATGActgattttgcattattttcttaCATAACGGAATTAAGTTGCAGCATAATAGGCAAAGAACTGTTCAGTCTAACCTGTACACTTTGTTTGGCTCCAGTTGCTCCAGAATCCTGCATCAGCACAGTACATGTTCACCTTTGACCTGACACGAAAGCAGGTTTTCTTACTTTCTCCCTCCTTCAGGAAGTCAAAAGATGTATTCTCAAGACCTTTCCTCTGCTGAGGGGGAAAAGTAAAGGGTAAAATGGATGGCTATGCCAGACTGAATTTCTTTCTGGCTTTTCTAGCTTGTTTATGTCGACAAGTATAATTTACAAATTCCTGGCCGTTAAAGAGCAATAAAAAGACTGATCATTGTCATCTTTTCATCACTCTAAATTAGTCCAAATGATCAAATTTTGTAGTCAAATTTGGCAGTCACGTTTGTTCATAAACAGGACAAAAACTTGTATCAAGAAGTACAAATGTGCAAATAGTATTATAGACTAGAGTTTACGATAAGGCCACGTTTTTTTCTGTCAGATTATTTATATCTATACTAAACAGAATAATGagaaaatatgtatataaataccTGGTGATCAGTGCCATCTGCCATCGTAGTGTTACTTTCCACCTCATATTCCAAACAGTGTTCTGGCACCATACCACTGGGTGGCGCCCAATCTAACTTCACCAGCCTTTTCTTTTCTGAGACTTGGAGTCGGAGAGAGGAGACAGCTGCTGGTTTTACTGCTCAGAGCAAGAAAGATAGAGGAGAGAATGAAGAATAACTTTAGCTATTGCGTCAGATCAGGTGCCCAAGCATTCTGTATATGCCCCATGTTAGCTATGTTTGCAGTATCTAGACTCAGTGTGAGATATTCTTTGTCAGGTGTAGGATAGTTACCGTGGTTTTGAACCTCCAAAGAGAAAAAGGCAGTTCTCAAATTTCCTGCTGGAGAGGATCCATTTACACACACAATAAATGTTGAGAACTCTGTGAGAGATGTTCGAGGAAACCTGCATCCTCTCCGAACTCCAGATATCACAATGTATTCTGGACATTCCTTTGTTTCATCCATTTCACTGTGCCTGCAAAATGGATATACATGCACTCATTTAGTCTGTAATTATCTTGGCCAATTAGAAAAGTGGGATATcagtataaaatgtatttgtaatttgTGCATCATTAGAAATCTTCAgagataatttaaatgaatagacaAATTATAAGTGCACTGATATGTGCAAGAAATCCAGTCTTGCAATGTAGTAAAGAGTTGTGCTGTCCTGGCCTGTAGAGCAGTGGAATCTATTCAGAAGATAATCGGTTTATGTGGAACACCATTGTCCTATTTCGTGGAAAAGGCAAAACACTTCAAATCATTTGAATAAATAAGGACCTTTTATATTTAAACACAATGCTCAAAGTTATATAAGTAAACTTCAACCTGTCCTTTCC
Encoded proteins:
- the LOC127427904 gene encoding interleukin-13 receptor subunit alpha-2-like isoform X3; translated protein: MLLLNKISAWISAFTLLLLTQNPVCTSAVTACGVFVDPPANIEITDPGLLGHLSIHWTRPDSIQNLTDCTVRYQLRYYDTFEERWRSVRTLKLNFAAQFDLEKPVKVRMLTLLKCPCTNGTEVQGEETERVYTPELTGVEGSRIREFHCVFYGNEYMDCTWESGPAKLLNSQHHLYYWHSEMDETKECPEYIVISGVRRGCRFPRTSLTEFSTFIVCVNGSSPAGNLRTAFFSLEVQNHVKPAAVSSLRLQVSEKKRLVKLDWAPPSGMVPEHCLEYEVESNTTMADGTDHQQRKGLENTSFDFLKEGESKKTCFRVRSKVNMYCADAGFWSNWSQTKCTASQETYIPAWDHLTLVGLLVIAFVLVLVLCLSLWILRKITFLFLHSCMKKTSKKGVLYTLYKQKFNKSMPTILSPIFQ
- the LOC127427904 gene encoding interleukin-13 receptor subunit alpha-2-like isoform X2 codes for the protein MQVMEKSSRFVNRDDLYKGLYDDLSHSRQKNMLLLNKISAWISAFTLLLLTQNPVCTSAVTACGVFVDPPANIEITDPGLLGHLSIHWTRPDSIQNLTDCTVRYQLRYYDTFEERWRSVRTLKLNFAAQFDLEKPVKVRMLTLLKCPCTNGTEVQGEETERVYTPELTGVEGSRIREFHCVFYGNEYMDCTWESGPAKLLNSQHHLYYWHSEMDETKECPEYIVISGVRRGCRFPRTSLTEFSTFIVCVNGSSPAGNLRTAFFSLEVQNHVKPAAVSSLRLQVSEKKRLVKLDWAPPSGMVPEHCLEYEVESNTTMADGTDHQQRKGLENTSFDFLKEGESKKTCFRVRSKVNMYCADAGFWSNWSQTKCTASQETYIPAWDHLTLVGLLVIAFVLVLVLCLSLWILRKICMKKTSKKGVLYTLYKQKFNKSMPTILSPIFQ
- the LOC127427904 gene encoding interleukin-13 receptor subunit alpha-2-like isoform X1 translates to MQVMEKSSRFVNRDDLYKGLYDDLSHSRQKNMLLLNKISAWISAFTLLLLTQNPVCTSAVTACGVFVDPPANIEITDPGLLGHLSIHWTRPDSIQNLTDCTVRYQLRYYDTFEERWRSVRTLKLNFAAQFDLEKPVKVRMLTLLKCPCTNGTEVQGEETERVYTPELTGVEGSRIREFHCVFYGNEYMDCTWESGPAKLLNSQHHLYYWHSEMDETKECPEYIVISGVRRGCRFPRTSLTEFSTFIVCVNGSSPAGNLRTAFFSLEVQNHVKPAAVSSLRLQVSEKKRLVKLDWAPPSGMVPEHCLEYEVESNTTMADGTDHQQRKGLENTSFDFLKEGESKKTCFRVRSKVNMYCADAGFWSNWSQTKCTASQETYIPAWDHLTLVGLLVIAFVLVLVLCLSLWILRKITFLFLHSCMKKTSKKGVLYTLYKQKFNKSMPTILSPIFQ